In Pleomorphomonas sp. T1.2MG-36, a single window of DNA contains:
- a CDS encoding YegP family protein, with amino-acid sequence MAHKFEIKKNKADEYVAYFKYNGETIFWTEGYKSKASAINAIESIKKNGPDAPTEDNS; translated from the coding sequence GTGGCGCACAAGTTCGAAATCAAGAAGAACAAGGCCGACGAGTACGTCGCCTACTTCAAGTACAATGGCGAAACCATCTTCTGGACGGAAGGCTACAAGTCCAAGGCCTCGGCCATCAACGCCATTGAATCCATCAAGAAGAACGGCCCGGACGCCCCTACCGAAGACAACAGCTGA
- a CDS encoding VOC family protein, which produces MVTPTYYLLHVADPETSGGFYRELFGTAPVESSPTFVLFVLEGGIKVGLWSKDTVEPATGGAPGALEIGIAMKAPADVDAFHERWVARGLPVFQSPVDLDFGRSVMLADPDGHRIRIFAVTA; this is translated from the coding sequence ATGGTCACGCCCACCTATTATCTGCTGCATGTCGCCGATCCGGAAACGAGCGGCGGCTTCTATCGCGAGCTGTTCGGAACGGCTCCGGTCGAGTCGTCGCCGACCTTCGTGCTGTTCGTTCTTGAGGGGGGAATCAAGGTCGGCCTATGGTCCAAGGACACGGTGGAGCCGGCCACGGGAGGGGCGCCGGGCGCCCTTGAGATCGGCATTGCCATGAAGGCGCCCGCCGACGTCGATGCGTTTCACGAGCGTTGGGTTGCGCGCGGGCTGCCGGTTTTCCAATCGCCCGTCGATCTGGACTTCGGTCGCAGTGTCATGCTGGCCGATCCCGATGGGCATCGCATCCGCATATTCGCCGTGACGGCCTGA
- a CDS encoding GNAT family acetyltransferase codes for MSVGSALVIDEMDGAEREAIISLWERCGLTRPWNDPIADVALAERTESATVLVARRDGRIVGAAMTGHDGHRGALYYLGVDPDERRGGVGRALVEAAEAWCRVRGAPKLNLLVRNENQAVLAFYKALGYLPTDSISLYRTLDPERAERERAEKAAWAASR; via the coding sequence GTGAGTGTTGGTTCGGCCTTGGTCATCGATGAAATGGACGGCGCGGAACGCGAAGCGATCATCTCGCTTTGGGAGCGTTGCGGCCTGACGCGGCCGTGGAATGATCCGATCGCGGATGTGGCATTGGCGGAGAGGACCGAGAGCGCCACCGTTCTCGTGGCGCGGCGGGATGGACGCATCGTCGGTGCGGCGATGACCGGCCACGACGGCCATCGCGGCGCGCTCTATTATCTCGGTGTCGATCCCGACGAGAGGCGCGGCGGCGTCGGTCGAGCCCTGGTGGAAGCGGCGGAGGCTTGGTGTCGCGTGCGCGGCGCTCCGAAGCTCAATCTCCTTGTCCGCAACGAGAACCAAGCGGTTCTCGCCTTCTACAAGGCGCTGGGTTATCTGCCGACCGACAGCATCTCGCTTTATCGCACGCTCGATCCGGAACGTGCCGAACGCGAGCGGGCGGAGAAGGCGGCTTGGGCGGCAAGCCGCTGA
- a CDS encoding PadR family transcriptional regulator, which produces MHHKFHFHDDIPDHDDHRPTGGRGPFGRSLWGERGERPERPGPGHRGGPFGRGRFFDNGVLRLVVLALIAEQPRHGYEIIKEIEDRTGGAYAPSAGVIYPTLTLLEETGQIEVASSEGNKKLYAVTDAGRATVEENRAAIDAVLARFAEANADRRHERDPRLFRAVENMRLAMRLKMQSAALTPEQIDALAELLDETARKIEQI; this is translated from the coding sequence ATGCATCACAAATTCCATTTCCACGACGACATCCCCGACCATGACGATCATCGCCCCACCGGCGGCCGCGGTCCCTTCGGTCGGTCTCTCTGGGGCGAGCGCGGCGAACGGCCCGAGCGCCCCGGTCCCGGTCATCGTGGTGGCCCGTTCGGCCGCGGACGCTTCTTCGACAACGGCGTGCTGCGTCTCGTCGTCCTGGCGTTGATCGCCGAACAGCCGCGACACGGCTATGAGATCATCAAGGAGATCGAGGACCGCACCGGCGGCGCCTATGCGCCGAGCGCCGGCGTCATCTACCCGACGCTGACGCTGCTCGAGGAGACCGGTCAGATCGAAGTCGCGAGCTCGGAGGGCAACAAGAAGCTCTACGCGGTCACCGACGCCGGTCGCGCCACGGTGGAAGAGAACCGCGCCGCCATCGACGCCGTGCTCGCCCGCTTTGCCGAAGCCAATGCGGACCGCCGCCACGAGCGCGATCCGCGCCTCTTCCGCGCCGTCGAGAACATGCGCCTGGCCATGCGCCTGAAAATGCAGAGCGCCGCGCTGACGCCCGAGCAGATCGATGCGCTGGCCGAACTGCTCGACGAGACGGCCCGCAAGATCGAACAGATCTGA
- the alaS gene encoding alanine--tRNA ligase — translation MSGVNEIRKTFVDYFGRNGHEVVSSSPLVPRNDPTLMFTNAGMVQFKNVFTGLEKRPYSRATTSQKCVRAGGKHNDLDNVGYTARHHTFFEMLGNFSFGDYFKDRAIELAWNLITKEFGLPKDKLLVTVYSEDEEAATYWKKIAGLSEDRIIRIPTSDNFWAMGDTGPCGPCSEIFYDHGDHVWGGPPGSAEEDGDRFIEIWNLVFMQYEQISKDERVNLPRPSIDTGMGLERIAAVLQGVHNNYDIDLFQALIRASVEATGVAAEGGQLASHRIIADHLRASSFLVADGVLPSNEGRGYVLRRIMRRAMRHAHLLGAQDPLLHRLVPALVREMGQAYPELVRAEALITETLKLEESRFRRTLARGLGLLDEATGGLAQGGSLDGETAFKLYDTYGFPLDLTQDALKARGISVDTDGFAAAMERQKAEARANWAGSGEAATETVWFGLREKVGATEFLGYDTEKAEGVVMALVKDGKEVADLKAGETGSLIVNQTPFYGESGGQVGDSGVISGAGFRLAVTDVLKKADGLFVHQVRVEEGTVKVGEPVELTVDHGRRSRIRANHSATHLLHAALRSVLGKHAAQKGSLVSPDRLRFDFSHPKPMDEKELAEVSRLANAIVLQDDPVTTRLMGQEEAIAEGAMALFGEKYGDEVRVVTMGTAIEGERAGKTYSTELCGGTHVSRTGEIGLVHIVAESAVASGVRRIEALTGDGARAYFEDQEKTVRNVARELKVPVGDVVDRVAALVEERRKLERELSEVRRKLAMGGGAASDEVVEIAGIKFLGRVAEGVSPKDLKGLVDEGKAKLGSGVVALVGVSEDGKAGVVVGVTADLTARFSAVDLVRVASETLGGKGGGGRPDMAQAGGPDGAKAAEALDAVKKALAG, via the coding sequence ATGAGTGGTGTGAACGAGATCAGGAAGACCTTCGTCGACTATTTCGGCAGGAACGGTCACGAGGTGGTGTCGTCGAGCCCGCTGGTGCCGCGCAACGATCCAACCCTGATGTTCACCAACGCCGGCATGGTGCAGTTCAAGAACGTCTTCACCGGCCTGGAGAAGCGCCCCTACAGCCGCGCCACCACTTCGCAGAAGTGCGTCCGCGCCGGCGGCAAGCACAACGACCTCGACAACGTCGGCTATACCGCCCGCCATCACACCTTCTTCGAGATGCTGGGCAACTTCTCGTTCGGCGACTACTTCAAGGACCGGGCGATCGAGCTGGCCTGGAACCTCATCACCAAGGAATTCGGGCTGCCGAAGGACAAGCTTCTGGTCACCGTCTATTCCGAGGACGAGGAAGCTGCGACCTACTGGAAGAAGATTGCCGGTCTTTCCGAGGATCGCATCATTCGCATTCCCACCTCGGACAACTTCTGGGCCATGGGCGACACCGGTCCTTGCGGCCCCTGCTCGGAAATCTTCTACGATCACGGCGACCATGTCTGGGGCGGCCCTCCGGGCTCGGCCGAGGAAGACGGCGACCGCTTCATCGAGATCTGGAACCTCGTGTTCATGCAATACGAGCAGATCTCCAAGGACGAGCGCGTCAATCTGCCGCGGCCGTCGATCGACACCGGCATGGGACTCGAGCGCATCGCGGCCGTGCTGCAGGGCGTTCACAACAACTATGACATCGATCTGTTCCAGGCGCTGATCCGCGCTTCGGTCGAGGCGACCGGCGTTGCCGCCGAAGGCGGCCAGCTCGCCTCGCATCGAATCATCGCCGACCACTTGCGCGCCTCCAGCTTCCTGGTGGCCGATGGCGTGCTGCCGTCCAACGAAGGGCGCGGCTACGTGCTCCGACGCATCATGCGCCGGGCCATGCGTCATGCCCATCTGCTCGGCGCCCAGGATCCGCTGCTGCACCGCCTGGTTCCGGCGCTGGTGCGCGAGATGGGCCAGGCCTATCCCGAGCTCGTTCGTGCCGAGGCGCTGATCACCGAGACGCTGAAGCTCGAGGAAAGCCGCTTCCGTCGTACACTGGCGCGCGGCCTGGGGTTGCTTGACGAGGCGACCGGCGGTCTGGCGCAGGGCGGCAGCCTCGACGGTGAGACGGCCTTCAAGCTCTACGACACCTACGGCTTCCCGCTGGACCTGACGCAGGATGCGCTGAAAGCGCGGGGTATCTCGGTGGATACCGACGGCTTCGCCGCCGCCATGGAGCGCCAGAAGGCCGAAGCGCGCGCCAACTGGGCGGGCTCGGGCGAAGCGGCGACGGAAACGGTCTGGTTCGGACTTCGCGAGAAGGTCGGCGCCACCGAGTTCCTCGGATACGACACCGAGAAGGCCGAGGGCGTGGTGATGGCTCTCGTCAAGGACGGCAAGGAGGTCGCCGACCTCAAGGCCGGCGAGACGGGCTCGCTCATCGTCAACCAGACGCCGTTCTACGGCGAGTCGGGCGGTCAGGTCGGCGATTCCGGCGTGATCTCAGGTGCGGGCTTCCGTCTGGCCGTGACCGACGTGCTGAAGAAGGCCGACGGCCTGTTCGTGCATCAGGTGAGGGTCGAGGAAGGCACGGTGAAGGTTGGCGAGCCGGTCGAGCTGACGGTCGACCATGGCCGTCGGTCGCGCATCCGTGCCAATCATTCGGCGACCCATCTCCTGCACGCGGCGCTTCGCTCCGTGCTGGGCAAGCACGCGGCGCAGAAGGGCTCGCTGGTATCGCCCGATCGCCTGCGCTTCGACTTCTCGCATCCGAAGCCGATGGACGAGAAAGAGCTGGCCGAGGTCAGCCGTCTCGCCAATGCCATCGTGTTGCAGGACGACCCGGTGACGACCCGCCTGATGGGGCAGGAAGAGGCGATCGCCGAGGGCGCCATGGCGCTGTTCGGCGAGAAATACGGCGACGAAGTGCGTGTGGTCACCATGGGCACGGCGATCGAGGGCGAGAGGGCCGGCAAGACCTACTCGACCGAGCTCTGCGGCGGCACGCATGTGTCGCGCACCGGCGAGATCGGTCTCGTCCACATCGTGGCTGAAAGCGCGGTGGCGTCCGGCGTCCGGCGTATCGAGGCGCTGACCGGCGATGGCGCCCGCGCCTATTTCGAGGATCAGGAAAAGACGGTCCGCAACGTTGCCCGCGAGCTGAAGGTGCCCGTCGGCGACGTCGTCGATCGCGTGGCGGCGCTGGTCGAGGAACGGCGCAAGCTGGAGCGCGAACTCTCCGAGGTTCGGCGCAAGCTTGCCATGGGTGGTGGGGCCGCGTCCGACGAGGTGGTCGAGATCGCCGGCATCAAGTTCCTGGGTCGCGTGGCCGAGGGTGTCAGCCCGAAGGACCTGAAGGGCCTCGTCGACGAGGGCAAGGCCAAGCTCGGTTCGGGCGTGGTGGCGCTGGTCGGCGTGTCCGAGGACGGCAAGGCGGGCGTGGTGGTCGGCGTGACGGCGGATCTCACGGCGCGCTTCTCGGCCGTCGATCTGGTTCGCGTGGCGTCCGAGACCCTTGGCGGAAAGGGCGGCGGTGGTCGTCCCGACATGGCGCAGGCCGGTGGTCCGGATGGCGCCAAGGCGGCCGAGGCGCTCGATGCCGTCAAGAAGGCGCTGGCCGGCTGA
- a CDS encoding RidA family protein: protein MQLRNPAGVHAPVAAYSHQIEVSPGARWLVLSGQIGLGPDGVPPSDPVGQIEVALDNVRRNLEAAGMGVGDLVKLTFFLVGDIDAERRKRALDAFLGDHRPCMTLLYVSALAAPALKVEIDAWAAREAPAG from the coding sequence ATGCAACTTCGCAATCCGGCCGGCGTGCATGCGCCGGTCGCCGCCTATAGCCATCAGATCGAAGTCTCGCCGGGTGCTCGCTGGCTGGTTCTGTCCGGCCAGATCGGCCTCGGCCCCGATGGCGTGCCGCCATCCGATCCGGTGGGGCAGATCGAGGTGGCGCTCGACAACGTTCGTCGCAATCTCGAAGCGGCCGGCATGGGCGTGGGCGATCTCGTCAAGCTGACGTTCTTCCTTGTCGGCGACATTGACGCCGAGCGTCGGAAGCGGGCGCTGGATGCATTCCTCGGTGATCATCGCCCCTGCATGACGCTGCTTTACGTGTCGGCGCTGGCCGCGCCCGCTCTCAAGGTGGAGATCGACGCCTGGGCGGCGCGGGAAGCTCCGGCGGGCTGA
- the recA gene encoding recombinase RecA, giving the protein MSQNSLRLVEGTSMDKTKALDAALSQIERAFGKGSIMRLGKGQVVEVETVPTGSLGLDIALGIGGLPKGRIVEIYGPESSGKTTLALHTVAEAQKRGGVCAFIDAEHALDPVYARKLGVNLDDLLISQPDAGEQALEITDTLVRSGAIDVLVIDSVAALTPRAELEGEMGDQLPGLQARLMSQALRKLTASVSKSKTMVIFINQIRMKIGVMFGSPETTTGGNALKFYSSVRLDIRRIGALKNREEIVGNQTRVKVVKNKLAPPFREVEFDILYGEGVSKVGELVDLGVKAGIVEKSGAWFSYNSQRLGQGRENAKQFLRDNEALATEIEAAIRQNAGVIADSILKGAPEDDAEGTAPDAE; this is encoded by the coding sequence TCGCCTCGTGGAAGGAACCTCCATGGACAAGACCAAGGCGCTTGACGCCGCCCTGTCGCAGATCGAACGGGCCTTCGGCAAGGGATCCATCATGCGCCTCGGCAAGGGCCAGGTGGTGGAAGTGGAGACCGTGCCGACCGGCTCGCTCGGCCTCGATATCGCGCTCGGTATCGGCGGCCTGCCGAAGGGCCGTATCGTCGAGATCTACGGACCCGAATCGTCGGGCAAGACGACGCTGGCGCTGCACACGGTGGCCGAAGCTCAGAAGCGCGGCGGCGTCTGCGCCTTCATCGACGCCGAGCACGCGCTCGATCCGGTCTATGCCCGCAAGCTGGGCGTCAACCTCGACGACCTTCTGATCTCGCAGCCCGATGCCGGCGAGCAGGCGCTCGAGATTACCGATACGCTGGTTCGCTCCGGCGCCATCGACGTGCTGGTGATCGACTCGGTGGCGGCGCTGACGCCGCGTGCCGAACTCGAGGGCGAGATGGGCGATCAGTTGCCGGGCCTGCAAGCCCGCCTGATGAGCCAGGCGCTGCGCAAGCTGACGGCGTCGGTTTCCAAGTCGAAGACCATGGTGATCTTCATCAACCAGATCCGCATGAAGATCGGCGTGATGTTTGGCAGCCCGGAAACGACGACCGGCGGCAACGCCCTGAAGTTCTATTCCTCGGTGCGTCTCGACATTCGCCGCATCGGCGCGCTGAAGAACCGCGAGGAGATCGTCGGCAACCAGACCCGCGTCAAGGTGGTCAAGAACAAGCTGGCGCCGCCGTTCCGCGAGGTCGAGTTCGACATTCTCTACGGCGAAGGCGTTTCCAAGGTCGGCGAACTGGTCGACCTGGGCGTCAAGGCCGGCATTGTCGAGAAGTCCGGCGCCTGGTTCTCCTACAACAGCCAGCGCCTCGGCCAGGGCCGCGAGAACGCCAAGCAGTTCCTGCGCGACAACGAAGCCCTCGCCACGGAGATCGAGGCGGCCATCCGTCAGAATGCCGGCGTCATCGCCGACTCCATCCTGAAGGGTGCGCCTGAGGATGACGCCGAGGGAACGGCGCCTGACGCCGAGTGA